The genome window TGGCCTGATCCCCCTTCTCCAAGCTTATTGGAATCATGAAAGTATTTAGTCGCCTTTTCAAGCATTTCATAGGAGAAAATGAGTTTGGAGTCGGTGACAGAGGCCAAATAATCATATTGCTCTTTCTCTACAACAGAGCAAGCTACTTCAATCATATGAATTACACTTGAACAAATTCAAATGTAAAATGCCAGTTATGATACCAAACATATGGTCATGCCAATTCTATTGTTTGATGATTTCATGTGAGTATATCGAGTACCTCTTCTTTGTTTTTCCATGTGCTTCTTTAAAAAGAAATATGTGGTTGATGCAAGCATCAAAGAAGCTATACCAGCTGAAATTCCAGCCAGAACAAGTGTTAAATGTTTGCTTCCTCCTGTGGCCACATGAACAAGCCACTGTTAAACTTTGGTTGTTTTGTTTGCAGAAGAGGAATGATAAAGTTCAGATAAAACTAATTATTTAGCAAATGTACAACTGACTCTTTTAACTCTTAATTGTTGTAAATCTCATATTACAATCAGGATAACCATTTACTGCTAATTATTAGCTCAAGTAAACTGTGACCCTTACAAATTTATGTACAAATTATGTGTTTATATGGTCTAGTCCCTAATAGATAAGTGTTATAACATTTCTTGCCGCATTTATAATCTGTGATAGAAAAAAATTTAccacttgttttatttttttgcaaatAAAGGGTCTCTATTCACCCTTAAGCACAGAAGTTTGGGATTTTCACCTTTCTGCATCCGTGAAAGTATATTGAAACAATCATCGAACATTATGTTGTAAAACGTCTGAAATCGACAGGAGTTCATGTTTACATACACATTCTTGATATATGACAAACAAAATATATCAGCATTAGCATAACCATTCAGCAAATGAGTTCCTCAATATCTTTGGTTTAAGTCAATTGATAAAAGTAATTGGAGATGTATACAGTGTGAATATGAGGCAAATAATAATTTGGAATAGAATTATTACTCCATTATAGATAGAAAGTGGGTCAGGCCTCGTATACTTTAGGACTGGTCTGGACTAATAGTCAAATTAGTGCAACTACCAAAAGTCCCCATCACCTGCCTGTTTCCCTTATAGCTGGTGTAAAGTAATGGTTATAAATTACTAATAAGTCATTGTTCTTTGTGATTGATACATAAACTTAAATTATGCCTCAGATGAATCAAAGATCAACaataaaaaactaatataaaatcTGCTGGCTAACTTAAATTGATCTTCATcttgttattataatatagatattgtATGTACAAATCAGGACTATGATTAAAAGTTCATTTACCTATGGCATTGTCTCTTTACCTTCTCATTGTGGATTTCTGAATAACCTAAAATGTGGCTGAAAATAAGAAAATAGAGAAAAACATGTACTTGCCTTTGGTTTGTATTGATGCAGCAGTGGTCCTTGAATTATGATAGAATTTGTGTGTAGAGTACCTGACATAACATCCAGAATTCAAAACACTTCCCTCAGTTTTTGGCAGACAAGAACCAACTTTTGCTACCAAACCCTCCAAACACTTTTCACAATCAGTTTTATTCAGAAATCTCCAACACTGAACCAATCCATAAACCTGAAAATCACCCTTGTTGTAGTTACCTACAGAAAACCCTTCATTTTTAGCCCCTTTCACACCCAAATTCCTCACTAATTCACCAACACtttctctcaacaaactcttgtTCCCCGCAAACTCATTCCCTGCACAAAACACCTCATCATCCGAGATCTCCCCGAAAAACCGATAACCATCATACCTTAAGAAGCATCCATCAAAGTTATTATAAACCCTACCACCAAGAAACACACTCTGAAAAAATAGGCAGCTATGCAACTTTACTTTGCAGTGTTCAACACAAAGAATGCAGTCATTTTTCGACAGATCTCTCCTGCAATCTGCAAATGCGAAAACAGTGCCATTTTCAGCAGCTCCATAACTTTGCATAGAAACTGATTCAGTGAGTGAGACCATAGCTAACAAATAGCTTGTCATGAAACCTTGACGCTCGGACGGATCAAGAACTGTTTTCTTACTGCATGCCAGACTCGTATCTGCATGGTCTGAAAATGATCGATTAACAAAACATGATAATGATATTAACAAGATAGATGAAAGTGAAAAATGCATTAAGTTGCGAGAAATTATATCTAGAGTATTCACTTCAAGAACAGCCTTGTCCGAGACGAAAAAGGATTTATATAATGAAACTTGGGCAGTGTTCAAGGGCAGAGCCCAAGAATTTAGAATTGTAGACCAGCGGTACTACAATATACAAAGACACGTACCATGAGTTGTTGACTTAGACAGCTCCTTGGACCCTCTTATTCCCTCACTTCTTGGTCACATCTAGGTGGAAGTTTCAACGTCTATTCTTTTAGTCTAAGCAAGAGAGCTACAATTtcattgtatttttatttttatattttatattttaaattaaagagTGAAATTTATCATTAGATAGACGATCTCCGCTCATGTTACTTGATTTGAAAGTAAATTAactaaaaagtaaaatttgCAAACGACTACCCAAAAGATATTCGTTATATAGAGTCATGTTTAAAAGAAAACCATTATGCAGAGCTCTAATAAGTTACAAGTTGACTTAGAGTAAGAAATAAGACAAAAACGgacttaaaatcaaaaattaggtTGAGATacttttttcaataaattaatttttttaaaacctttttttgatgaaaattacTTATAAGACATGAGTTACctataaattacttttatttttattattatatttttaataactcaaaagtcattaataaatcaaaattatccaaGCAGACACTTTAAACTCTCAACTTATCACATAAGTCACGTTAAATCATAAATCACGTTAGTTATAAATCATGAACTCGGTCAAACGGGCACTTAACCTACCCGAAATAATCTAAAAACTAAGCAAGctgccaaaaaaaatcaaaccccTCTATCACCAAGATTTGATCTTTTGGTTGTGAACACTAAATGAATTACACGTACCTGCCTATTTTTTGGTTATTCCTACAAAGTATACACAACAGATTATTACATTCACTTGAACAGAGCAGATAGCAGATGCAAGCCTCCTTTTCTTTTACTTGCATGCAATTTCCGCTTCTTATTGTGTTTGGCAGCTACATCAGCTTCACGAAAATTACATTTACTATGGGTTATTTCTTCGCAATTTTCAACTGCCTTCTGCATTTCGGCCACCTGGCTCTCTGATAACAGATGTCTTCCCTCACCTATTACTTTTGATTTCACATATGTATTGTCCTCAATTTTGACCACCTTCTGCTTTTTAGTTTTCTGTTGTTTCTCTTCCTTCTTCTGTTGCAGTTCTTGTTTTACCCCTGTGAACACGTCTTCATTAGACATCATGTTCCTTGCTGTCAGTGACTGACAAGAAGATGATGTTTCCTGTTTCTCTACTATTTTCTTCTCGATCGGGTCATTATCCCTCTGAGATGTGACTTCATGGTCTCCCGCACAACAGAGGGTTTCCATTACAATTTTCCCAATAACAAACCTTGATTCTTTTACATCACGTTTTTGAAGCAACTCATAATCTATATCAAAGCTCATTCGTCCCTTCGAGTTGTGTACAAGTCCATCAATCCCACCAAAAACATTTTCAATATAGCTCCTCATATTTTTTGGCACGAATAcctgaaataaaattatttacacaAAATAAGTATGTGAACTCTACGACATTGGACCTCAAGTGGCAAACTGCATAAGTGATtgttaaataaactatattaacaaaacaaatttagAAGATGGTTGACAAAGCGGTATTTCATGTTTGAGAAGCCACCAAATGggacacacattttaaaactATAGCGCCCCATATATTAAGTTGCCATAGGGTCAAGAGTAGATCACTATAACCCATTAAAAAGGATACAACAGACCCCCAAAGAGCAAGGGCCAACTAGGGATCCGCATTAAGTTCTGAGACTATTATGAGTGTATCAGGTCTCGAGCTTGAGACCTCTAATCAAACAAACCATGCtctcataattaaaataatcaacCTCTCAAAACCCATATCTTAAACATATCAACCTATGTTTATATAGCCATTTAGCGACCAAGAAGTTCCATAATTGTCATCCAAgacttattaaattattaaacaaCTATTACTATACTTGTTCCCTAATATTATTACAACTTTGTGACTAACAGTTCCCTCATTAAAATTATCTTAATATCAAGAATATTTTAATAGGGTAAAAAGAAGGGGAAATATCGCAACTTAAATCTCCCTCATGGGTAATGGCAGATTTAGAAATTTTTCCCGCTGTGGGCACGTGATATGTTATGTTCCGCAAAGCTGACTGCCtctgaatttatttatttttaaaaatatttatatatatagggttgtgTTCCTCTTAGAACCTTTAGCCTAGAACTCTTAGAACTTATACCTCTTAGGTAAGTTAACTAagattctgcagcagaactagCCTTATTTTGTAGTTTTGTATTCTTCAGCTGAACTTTGTATTTTGTATTGAAATCATGAGatattttaacaattaaatTCAAAGagtttattcaaaattttgggTTCTGCAACAGCACTTGCCTTATTTGTAGTATTAATTAGAGTTCTCCGGCAGAATTCACTTTATTGTGTAGTATTAATGTGTTATTTACGTACAGTTCAGGtgttaaacataaaattttgtaGCAAAATTCGCTTTATTCTGTAgtattaatatgatatttacGTAGAGTGAGTTCATGGGTAGAATTTTGcattatttctagtattaattaGGGTTCCGCAATAGAATTGCACATGCAAAATattgtgtttatgtattatattttgaaattgttcttaaacacacacaacgatgcaaaaaaaatgtatttagatttagatcctgatagtctatttaaaatttaggttcTACATATTTTGCACATGCAAAATattgtgtttatgtattatattttgaaattattcttgaacacacacaacgatgcaaaaaaaaaagtatttagatttagatcctgaaagtctattcaaaatttaagttctacaacagaaccttagtggttctaaggttctattttaaggattgGTTTTAAGTTGAGcgcacacacaaatatatatataggggagggttctggtacaaacttacaaacttacaaactttttttgttcaacacatatataacttgagttcaacatttttttaacatattttgttgaacatcgattaaaatagtggtggagaagtacataaaccaatttttaaatgtaagaactaaggtaaacatgttatttaactaatatttatgtttctagaccctacccaaaccccagaggtatagtttaaacatctttttagatatattcaacacaatgataattagtgttcaacacccgatgttgaaccccagttataaatgtgttgaaaacgcgatttatttatgcgttatttttaaaaattgtgatgttttttgaataattttcaacatggatactttatataactaaggattaacacgatgggagaataaaaaaaaagtttgtaagtttgtaacttaaaaaagtttttatttgatcctatccctatatatataaatatatatatatataggcaattgctcaaatacaaaccactaaaataaaaactaaaatacaaaccaaaagaaactatacctaaatgacatcactcaccccctatatgtcatcacccacctagggcccaccctcgcccccactcaatccacctcgGGCTCGCTAGGTCTTCCCCAAGGCTCAGCACAGGCCCTAGACAGGCTCCAGACATCCTTAAGAGCCAAAACTTGGCCCCGTCCTGACCCTACTAGGCCCCcttagaccccgtctaggcccatctcggggtccatccccggtcCCAAAAACCTTACCATTCTATTTAATcgcattggtttgtatttaatttgaattttagtactttgtattggagtaggaccctatatatatataaggataggatcaaataaaaacatttttgatttacaaacttacaaacttttttttattatcccatcgtgttaatccttagttatcgaaagtatccatgttgaaaattcttcaaaaaatatcacaatttttaaaaataatgcataaataaatcgtcctcaacacatttataactggggttcaacatcgggtgtagaacactaattatcattgtgttgaatatatctataaagttgcttaaactatacctctgtgGTTTGGGTAGgatctagaaacataaatattagttatatgatacgtttaacttagttcttacattaaaacattagtttatgtacttctccaacacaattttaatcgatgttcaacaaaatattttaaaaaaatgttgaactcaagttatatatgtgttgaacgcataaagtttgtaagtttgtaagttagtaccagaacccacccatatatatatatatatatatgggtcgcgctcaagagagaaccaatgcttaaaataaaaCCATAGAACCATTAAGGTTCTACTGCAGAACcttatattattcataaattttcaggatctaaatctaaatacatgttttgttTGCATCGTTGTTtgtgttcaaaagtaatttaaaaaaatatacataaataagacatttttttcatttaaagttctgctgcagaaccctaactaatactttttttcatataatattctgCTGCAAAACCCTAACTGATACCGAAAATAAGGTAATGGTTCTAAGGGTTCACTCCCTAGtggttctctctggaacatgaccTTATAATATAGAattggaaaataaaaatataatctagtcatttaaatttgatttttttttgttctgcaatatttgtaaacattcaACAACCcgcagattatgttctacaatataaatattgtaatcAAAACGTAGAGAacactatgttctgcaatataactaataagcagaaaatgaatcttaatacttgttaaagttgaaaaatattattgattgattgatatttaagacaacttataaatgatgaattacataaaaatttggACAATGAaggatattatatttgattaaactaaaaaattataactcgtactccaatactccaatgtttttgtctACTCCATAGAAtctaaatctatatatatatgtgtgtgtgtgtgtgtgtgtgtgtgtgtgtcttgtTTGGTATATAGGGTTATGGTCCTCTTACAACTTTTAGCCTAAGAACCCTTAGAACCTTCTAGTATTAATAAGGGTTCCGCAGGAGAACTGCACATGCAAAAAGTGtcttgtttatgtattatattttaaaattatttttgaacacacacaacgatgcaaaaaacatgtatttaaaatttaaggctTTGCAGCAGAACCTTGGTGGTTtcatggttctattttaaggatagGTTCTCTTTTGAGCACGAccctttgtatatatttattttatattattgatatttttatgatattaagtGCTAAAATTgtatctttcaaagattataaaatataaaatagccCAAAATAGTATGCAATACTAATATTATAGAGGCACTTGTCCTCTTTTAATGAGGGCAAGtagtgaaatatatattattatattagtaataaaaattactaatttaatttaatttagagTCATGTATGTGTCCCCACATGCCCACATGTAATCTGCCTCTGCTCATGGGCTGGTTCAAAGACTTAAAGTGGGCCATACAAGTTACTCAATTCAGCTGCATTTTTCATtaaacatatagaaattgatTGTAATTAATACATGATACACTAAATGTCAAATCATTTAAGTTATATACATCTTATATAGGAAACGCTCTATGAAGAACAGTTTTACCATGAGAACAATTGTTTTGCACGTGCACTGCAGATTTTGTATACATTCTTTTACCATTTTTTAAGATTGCAGAACAATTGTTTCATGTGATCCTATCTATACAAGTATAGCATGACGAATGAGGTCATAAACGTGATTTGCAGCATTAATTACGCTTCCCGCAAGTTTTCTTCCTGTGGTACCAAACTTCAAAATGGTTGTACAATGTTTTAGAACTTCCGCATTTTTTATATGAAGAGATGGATGTTTCAATCTTCATAGAGTTTGCAAACTCACGAATTCAGGAAAGCTTTTATCCAAGATATGTCTAGTATAAAACTACAATAAATGAAAGGGCCAAGTCCAGTTACAAACCATATTAACCTACAAACTATAAAAATTGCAAGATTCGCTATATGAGTGTAAAAGATTTACTAAAACTCAGACATGATATTTGATAgaagggtctttctagtgtgtgcccatgggcacacactaaaacCTACTTTTTACTTAGATGGGAGATTTTAATTGGTGTAGATTTCTGTgcatgcaggggggccatcattattaatggGATAGAAGCACATAGGAATCTACCACCTAattaaaaagtggttgttaatgtgtgcccatgggcacacactagaaaatccaAATGTAAAAAGTATCTATACACACATGTATGTTTCGCTAAGCAAACATTATGATCactaaatatacaaatatcatTCACCCTGTTGGTAGTTCTAGGCGTAGTTTGTTTGTATTTTTCGTTCTTTGTTTTAAGTTTTGCAATTCCATTGATAGTCACCAAATAGTCCAGAACAAAACCGGGAAATCAGGATACTGAATTCACGTAACTGTAACTATCCAGGTCTCTGCTCTGGTACAGCACTAAAATCAGATTCATTAAAGTCAACTCAGTCATCTATTTTAACTTAGTTAGGCGAGACTAAAAAGAACCATACAGATGCTAAAAGcaaaacacataaaaaaaataacatccTTGATTGCAAATGTGAATTTCTACAGATGTACATACCAAGCCAGAAGATGTGCAGCCCGGAAAGTTTTCCATCATTTCATGCAGACTGTCTGCATCAGTCAAAACATGCACAGATTGGTGTATTAAAAAAGCCAGCTGGTCAACTCTTTCAGCAAGTTCATGATCTGACAAAAAGGCTGTTGCTTCCAGAAATTCAGGTTCGAAACAATTAGGGGCGTCAATCTGCAGTCTTGCATGATGAATTGCTTCCTTCCAATTCCCATAATACAGAAGAGAGGCTAAACACAAAACTACAAGAGGATGCTGAGGGTTTCCTACCAATGCTATATGAAAGGCAAAAAGTCCGACCCTGTTTGTAATCATATATGTAAACTTGTTTATCTGCTAACTTtcttaaaacacacacacacatatatatacacatacatatatatgcacacgcatatatacacatctacacacacacacacacacacaggacAATGGTGCATAATTTTACAAGAGAACAGAATGAGACCAGTAATCAGAACTACTACTAGCTCAGTAAATGCTCTATTCAATATTTCCTTACTAGAAAATCATTGGTAGATGATTTAATATTCAGTAAAACATATAGCATACAGCCTACTAACTAATAAAAAATGCTTAGAGAAAATGATGATAAAACTTTTTCTACTGTTGTAGCTATTAATGCAGTGCTGTACATACAGGACCTATTCCAGAAATGTGAAAAACAAATGTCTGGTTTCTTCTGAGATTTGATGATGAAAAGGCTAGGACCTTAGCTTACCCACGTAAACTATGGCTCCAACATAGAAAAATATATGGTTAAagtatgaattttatatttctaaTCATCCAAAAAACGATACTTAATTTTTGGTTTAATGTGTTTGAGTTTGTTAAAATGTAGTTGCTTTTATATGTTTCTGTTTCAAAGTGATGAAATAATGGCAATGATACTATATCTAAGACAATAAGACATCACCTGTTGGAGTCGAATACAAGCAAAATCCTCCACAGCATAAAGAAAGCTTTCACACATTTTGGTAATACTAGTGTCAAAAATCTCCTAATATAATCAGTTTTCTTCTAACGTTGAGTTATTTAATATAacatttttattagtataattACTACAGCCACGCCACAAAAAAATAGAACCATATAAAAGGCTGTGAAATATGCAAGCTAAGCATCCCATTACTAAGATCTTGCTACTAGTGTTTTTTGTCATCAGGGAAATAAAATTGGTAAATAACTAATTAGAAGTGGAACTAATTCATTTAAAGCCAAgtaagaaaattaataaatttacattacattacattacattatatatatatatatatatatatatatatatatatatatatatatatatatatgtcatgtTCCACATAGAACCATTAGCCATAGAACCTTAGAACCATTAGCTTATTTCtcgtattagttagggttctgaaGCAGAACTGCACATAAAAAAGtatcttatttatgtattatatcttgaaattacttttgaacacacacaatgatgcaaaaaaacatgtatttagatttagatcctgaaaatctatgtaAAAAAAAGGGGTT of Daucus carota subsp. sativus chromosome 3, DH1 v3.0, whole genome shotgun sequence contains these proteins:
- the LOC108214749 gene encoding cysteine-rich receptor-like protein kinase 3 encodes the protein MHFSLSSILLISLSCFVNRSFSDHADTSLACSKKTVLDPSERQGFMTSYLLAMVSLTESVSMQSYGAAENGTVFAFADCRRDLSKNDCILCVEHCKVKLHSCLFFQSVFLGGRVYNNFDGCFLRYDGYRFFGEISDDEVFCAGNEFAGNKSLLRESVGELVRNLGVKGAKNEGFSVGNYNKGDFQVYGLVQCWRFLNKTDCEKCLEGLVAKVGSCLPKTEGSVLNSGCYVRYSTHKFYHNSRTTAASIQTKGGSKHLTLVLAGISAGIASLMLASTTYFFLKKHMEKQRREKEQYDYLASVTDSKLIFSYEMLEKATKYFHDSNKLGEGGSGHIYKGRLPDGRTVAIKRILFDTKQWAEHLFNEVNLISGINHKNHVKLLGYSVTGPESLLVYEYMPNQSLHDYFFGKKNVEALKWDVRYNILLGTAEGLMYLHEDSNLRIIHRDIKLSNILLDKEFTPKIADFGLARLFPHDKTHLSSAIAGTLGYMAPEYVFSGRLTEKADVYSFGVVVIEVVCGRQNYAFSESTIPLLEMVWNSYQKGKLCEEIDPVVKASFQEDAERVLKIGLLCAQASAELRPSMSKVVKMLMNNQQLPQPTQPPFISSRYVEKIPLKI
- the LOC108214748 gene encoding uncharacterized protein LOC108214748 isoform X2; the protein is MDLISVRRNSFILSRLKSLFSLKRFSHSFVEQSSLLKESKGSHLSPESQLGFKAYLVGGCVRDLLLNRQPKDYDIITNAQLEQVKEQFRRTQIVGRQFPICIVHLKNTVIEVSSFETKVRGTIEDKKKKFLIVQRPIKCKKPDLLLWRDCMRRDFTVNSLFFNPFENKIYDYANGLRDLRSLKLQTLVPAHTSFTEDSARILRAVRIAARLCLSFSEEIETAVSDLSFSVRRISQSRIMMELNYMLSYGAAQPSISLLQRHGLLKILLPFHAAYLTQQESKYGENSTMLMKLLHNLDRVSSCEQPSDSGLWVGLFAFHIALVGNPQHPLVVLCLASLLYYGNWKEAIHHARLQIDAPNCFEPEFLEATAFLSDHELAERVDQLAFLIHQSVHVLTDADSLHEMMENFPGCTSSGLVFVPKNMRSYIENVFGGIDGLVHNSKGRMSFDIDYELLQKRDVKESRFVIGKIVMETLCCAGDHEVTSQRDNDPIEKKIVEKQETSSSCQSLTARNMMSNEDVFTGVKQELQQKKEEKQQKTKKQKVVKIEDNTYVKSKVIGEGRHLLSESQVAEMQKAVENCEEITHSKCNFREADVAAKHNKKRKLHASKRKGGLHLLSALFK